The proteins below come from a single bacterium genomic window:
- a CDS encoding ABC transporter ATP-binding protein, translated as MSNTDAPAVSVTDLTVAYGELPVLWDIDMDVPAGKLMAIMGPNGAGKTTLIKAILGLVPPAAGRVEILGKLYAQQRHLVGYVPQRGSVDWDFPTTVLDVVMMGRYGALGWIRRPGKRERAQALSALEKVGMTEYKNRQISQLSGGQQQRVFLARALVQDARVYFMDEPFQGVDARTERAIVDLLKELRGQGRTVVVVHHDLQTVRDYFDWITLLNVRRIA; from the coding sequence ATGAGCAACACTGACGCGCCAGCCGTGAGCGTGACCGACCTGACCGTGGCCTACGGCGAACTGCCTGTCCTCTGGGACATCGACATGGACGTGCCGGCCGGCAAGCTCATGGCCATCATGGGGCCCAACGGGGCGGGCAAGACCACGCTGATCAAGGCGATCCTCGGCCTGGTGCCCCCGGCCGCCGGCCGCGTGGAGATCCTCGGCAAGCTCTACGCGCAGCAGCGGCACCTGGTGGGCTACGTGCCCCAGCGCGGCAGCGTGGACTGGGACTTCCCCACCACCGTCCTGGACGTGGTCATGATGGGCCGCTATGGCGCCCTGGGCTGGATCAGGCGCCCCGGCAAGCGGGAGCGGGCGCAGGCCCTGTCCGCCCTGGAGAAGGTGGGCATGACCGAGTACAAGAACCGCCAGATCAGCCAGCTCTCCGGCGGCCAGCAGCAACGGGTGTTCCTGGCCAGGGCGCTGGTGCAGGACGCGCGCGTCTACTTCATGGACGAGCCCTTCCAGGGCGTTGACGCGCGCACCGAGCGGGCCATCGTCGACCTGCTCAAGGAACTACGCGGCCAGGGACGTACCGTCGTGGTCGTGCATCACGACCTGCAGACCGTGCGCGACTACTTCGACTGGATCACCCTGCTGAACGTGCGCCGCATCGCCTGA